In Hippocampus zosterae strain Florida chromosome 3, ASM2543408v3, whole genome shotgun sequence, a genomic segment contains:
- the rad52 gene encoding DNA repair protein RAD52 homolog isoform X3, with protein MSTTFEERMSSPKRFGQCAYTAEEQQAVHNALRQKLGPEFISTRLAGGGQKVCYIEGHRVISLANEMFGYNGWSHSISQQNVDFVDLVNGRFYVGVSAFVKVQLKDGAFHEDVGYGVSEGLKSKALSLEKARKEAVTDGMKRALKCFGNVLGNCILDKAYLQAINKIPKQPLPALDPAQTKRSESEPTVEKARFCSLVREAKLGSAITPLERRDGNLRESYYETHTPDVQSEGEGARQALVDTASSSDPKELRKQRQQQLQLKFRKEMEAKRLEQKEAADTKVEDVELLFGGDDPELWNFTLNGTEESDGPCGAFGPSTPNSHKMRTRKISSPYRAGQSMKKRRLDT; from the exons ATGTCCACCACTTTCGAGGAGAGAATGTCGTCTCCCAAGCGCTTCGGCCAG TGTGCATACACAGCCGAGGAGCAGCAGGCTGTGCACAATGCACTGCGACAGAAGTTGGGGCCAGAATTTATCAGCACCAGACTGGCTGGAGGAGGACAGAAG GTGTGCTACATCGAGGGTCACCGTGTGATCAGCCTGGCCAATGAGATGTTTGGATATAATGGATGGTCTCACTCCATCTCTCAGCAGAATGTTG ACTTTGTGGACCTGGTTAATGGGAGATTTTACGTCGGTGTCAGCGCGTTCGTCAAAGTGCAGCTGAAG GACGGCGCGTTCCACGAGGATGTGGGCTATGGAGTGAGCGAGGGGCTGAAGTCTAAAGCTTTGTCCCTGGAGAAGGCAAGAAAGGAGGCTGTCACCGATGGCATGAAGAGAGCACTCAA GTGTTTCGGGAATGTGCTTGGTAACTGCATCCTCGACAAAGCGTACCTTCAGGCAATTAACAAGATTCCCAAGCAG CCGCTGCCTGCTCTGGACCCTGCCCAGACCAAGCGGTCAGAAAGTGAGCCCACCGTGGAGAAGGCTCGTTTCTGTAGCCTGGTACGAGAAGCTAAACTGGGGTCGGCCATCACACCGTTGGAGCGGCGAGACGGCAACCTGAGAGAGAGCTACTACGAGACTCACACCCCTGACGTTCAAAGCGAGGGAGAAGGCGCAAG GCAGGCCTTGGTGGACACGGCGTCATCGTCGGACCCCAAGGAGCTGCGcaagcagcggcagcagcagctgcagctgaAGTTTCGCAAAGAGATGGAGGCCAAGAGGCTGGAGCAGAAGGAGGCGGCGGACACGAAGGTTGAGGACGTGGAGCTCCTCTTTGGAGGAG ACGATCCCGAACTCTGGAATTTCACCCTGAATGGAACGGAGGAGTCAGACGGGCCCTGCGGGGCTTTCGGCCCGAGCACGCCCAACAGTCACAAGATGCGGACACGCA AAATCTCCAGTCCATACCGGGCAGGGCAGTCCATGAAGAAACGCCGACTGGATACATGA
- the LOC127597374 gene encoding uncharacterized protein K02A2.6-like, translating into MQNRGANRLVRWHRGGAKKSGAVRICVDLTKLNESVCREKYILPSVEETLGMLAGARIFSKLDAKMGFWQIPLTPHSEKLTTFITPLGRYYFKRLPFGIASAPEHFQNRMATEVTEGLEGVVCHMDDVLIWGRTQEEHDARLHATLERIQEAGITLNVKKCELSKSQVTFLGHVISDRGIRPDPGKTEAVRMMPEPTNTTELRSFLGMLTQLGRFVPQLAERDKPLRDLLSKKNCWVWSVDQARAFQDLKDAPTSTPVLAMFDPNRESKVSADASSYGLGGVLLQKWEEEWRPIAYKSRSLTPTEQRYAQVEKEALMQLCTEGWPEHGPNEPALRLYRADHAFLTVHDGILLKGQRLVIPPTMRNDVLAKLHEGHQGVVKCRQRARQSVWWPGLSQQLNELVLNCRTCCKERRNRREPMIPSPYPGRPWEKLGADLFVLGGKTYLLVVDYMSRYVEIAPLASSKSDEVIRHLKSIYARHGIPDLLVSDGGPQFSGTGFRAFAESYEFRHITSSPRYPQGNAEAERAVQTVQGLLKKADDPYLALLAYRATPLENGYSAEETTHNGACPSCPARPSRP; encoded by the coding sequence ATGCAGAATCGAGGAGCCAACAGACTGGTGCGCTGGCATCGTGGTGGTGCCAAGAAATCAGGTGCTGTACGTATCTGTGTTGATCTCACCAAACTCAACGAGTCAGTGTGCAGAGAAAAGTATATCCTGCCGTCAGTGGAGGAAACACTGGGCATGctggccggagccaggattttTAGTAAGCTGGATGCAAAAATGGGGTTTTGGCAAATACCCCTAACACCCCATTCGGAGAAGCTGACAACTTTTATCACACCCCTTGGGCGCTATTACTTCAAGCGGCTACCTTTCGGGATAGCCTCCGCCCCTGAACACTTTCAGAACCGAATGGCAACAGAGGTTACAGAAGGGCTGGAAGGTGTTGTTTGCCACATGGACGATGTGCTGATATGGGGCCGAACACAGGAGGAGCATGATGCCCGCCTGCATGCTACTTTGGAGAGGATCCAGGAGGCAGGCATCACGCTCAATGTCAAAAAGTGTGAGCTGTCAAAGTCACAGGTGACATTTCTAGGCCATGTGATCTCAGACAGAGGCATCAGGCCGGACCCAGGCAAGACTGAGGCAGTAAGGATGATGCCGGAGCCAACGAATACAACAGAGTTGAGAAGTTTTCTCGGAATGCTGACCCAACTCGGGAGATTTGTGCCACAGCTGGCAGAGAGGGATAAGCCTCTCCGTGATCTCCTGTCCAAAAAGAACTGCTGGGTGTGGAGCGTCGACCAAGCCCGAGCCTTCCAAGATTTAAAAGATGCGCCGACGTCCACACCGGTGCTTGCCATGTTCGATCCCAACAGGGAGAGCAAAGTGTCTGCAGACGCGTCGTCATACGGGTTGGGAGGCGTTCTTCTCCAGAAGTGGGAGGAAGAATGGAGGCCAATTGCCTACAAGTCGCGGTCGCTCACACCTACGGAGCAGAGATATGCACAAGTGGAGAAGGAGGCTCTGATGCAGCTGTGCACAGAAGGCTGGCCCGAACACGGTCCAAATGAACCAGCACTCAGACTGTACAGAGCAGATCATGCGTTCCTTACAGTCCACGACGGAATCTTACTGAAGGGACAGAGACTCGTCATACCCCCAACCATGAGAAATGATGTCCTCGCCAAACTGCATGAAGGTCACCAAGGCGTGGTAAAGTGTAGACAGCGAGCACGGCAGTCAGTATGGTGGCCCGGGTTGAGCCAACAGCTGAACGAGTTGGTTCTCAACTGCCGAACATGCTGCAAGGAGAGACGGAACCGGAGGGAGCCAATGATTCCATCACCTTACCCAGGCCGACCATGGGAGAAGTTGGGTGCAGATCTGTTCGTGCTCGGAGGCAAGACCTACTTGCTGGTTGTGGACTACATGTCAAGGTACGTGGAGATAGCTCCGTTGGCCTCCTCAAAATCGGATGAGGTAATTCGCCACCTTAAGTCGATCTATGCACGCCACGGGATCCCCGACCTTCTAGTTTCGGATGGAGGGCCCCAGTTCTCTGGAACGGGCTTCAGGGCTTTTGCGGAGTCCTACGAGTTCCGTCACATTACAAGTAGCCCACGATATCCACAAGGAAATGCCGAGGCAGAACGTGCCGTTCAGACGGTCCAAGGCCTCTTGAAAAAGGCAGATGACCCCTACCTGGCCTTACTCGCATACAGGGCTACCCCTCTCGAAAACGGGTACAGTGCAGAGGAGACTACGCACAACGGTGCCTGTCCTTCCTGCCCTGCTCGACCCAGCCGTCCCTGA
- the rad52 gene encoding DNA repair protein RAD52 homolog isoform X1, protein MSTTFEERMSSPKRFGQCAYTAEEQQAVHNALRQKLGPEFISTRLAGGGQKVCYIEGHRVISLANEMFGYNGWSHSISQQNVDFVDLVNGRFYVGVSAFVKVQLKDGAFHEDVGYGVSEGLKSKALSLEKARKEAVTDGMKRALKCFGNVLGNCILDKAYLQAINKIPKQPLPALDPAQTKRSESEPTVEKARFCSLVREAKLGSAITPLERRDGNLRESYYETHTPDVQSEGEGARQALVDTASSSDPKELRKQRQQQLQLKFRKEMEAKRLEQKEAADTKVEDVELLFGGDDPELWNFTLNGTEESDGPCGAFGPSTPNSHKMRTRSKTPQRTTVKEHEQRQEQQHSHTTGHLGINQDGRPHQARAEISSPYRAGQSMKKRRLDT, encoded by the exons ATGTCCACCACTTTCGAGGAGAGAATGTCGTCTCCCAAGCGCTTCGGCCAG TGTGCATACACAGCCGAGGAGCAGCAGGCTGTGCACAATGCACTGCGACAGAAGTTGGGGCCAGAATTTATCAGCACCAGACTGGCTGGAGGAGGACAGAAG GTGTGCTACATCGAGGGTCACCGTGTGATCAGCCTGGCCAATGAGATGTTTGGATATAATGGATGGTCTCACTCCATCTCTCAGCAGAATGTTG ACTTTGTGGACCTGGTTAATGGGAGATTTTACGTCGGTGTCAGCGCGTTCGTCAAAGTGCAGCTGAAG GACGGCGCGTTCCACGAGGATGTGGGCTATGGAGTGAGCGAGGGGCTGAAGTCTAAAGCTTTGTCCCTGGAGAAGGCAAGAAAGGAGGCTGTCACCGATGGCATGAAGAGAGCACTCAA GTGTTTCGGGAATGTGCTTGGTAACTGCATCCTCGACAAAGCGTACCTTCAGGCAATTAACAAGATTCCCAAGCAG CCGCTGCCTGCTCTGGACCCTGCCCAGACCAAGCGGTCAGAAAGTGAGCCCACCGTGGAGAAGGCTCGTTTCTGTAGCCTGGTACGAGAAGCTAAACTGGGGTCGGCCATCACACCGTTGGAGCGGCGAGACGGCAACCTGAGAGAGAGCTACTACGAGACTCACACCCCTGACGTTCAAAGCGAGGGAGAAGGCGCAAG GCAGGCCTTGGTGGACACGGCGTCATCGTCGGACCCCAAGGAGCTGCGcaagcagcggcagcagcagctgcagctgaAGTTTCGCAAAGAGATGGAGGCCAAGAGGCTGGAGCAGAAGGAGGCGGCGGACACGAAGGTTGAGGACGTGGAGCTCCTCTTTGGAGGAG ACGATCCCGAACTCTGGAATTTCACCCTGAATGGAACGGAGGAGTCAGACGGGCCCTGCGGGGCTTTCGGCCCGAGCACGCCCAACAGTCACAAGATGCGGACACGCAGTAAGACCCCGCAAAGGACCACCGTGAAAGAGCACGAGCAGCGGCAGGAGCAGCAGCACTCGCACACTACAGGACACTTGGGGATTAATCAGGACGGACGTCCGCATCAAGCCAGAGCAG AAATCTCCAGTCCATACCGGGCAGGGCAGTCCATGAAGAAACGCCGACTGGATACATGA
- the rad52 gene encoding DNA repair protein RAD52 homolog isoform X2 produces MSTTFEERMSSPKRFGQCAYTAEEQQAVHNALRQKLGPEFISTRLAGGGQKVCYIEGHRVISLANEMFGYNGWSHSISQQNDGAFHEDVGYGVSEGLKSKALSLEKARKEAVTDGMKRALKCFGNVLGNCILDKAYLQAINKIPKQPLPALDPAQTKRSESEPTVEKARFCSLVREAKLGSAITPLERRDGNLRESYYETHTPDVQSEGEGARQALVDTASSSDPKELRKQRQQQLQLKFRKEMEAKRLEQKEAADTKVEDVELLFGGDDPELWNFTLNGTEESDGPCGAFGPSTPNSHKMRTRSKTPQRTTVKEHEQRQEQQHSHTTGHLGINQDGRPHQARAEISSPYRAGQSMKKRRLDT; encoded by the exons ATGTCCACCACTTTCGAGGAGAGAATGTCGTCTCCCAAGCGCTTCGGCCAG TGTGCATACACAGCCGAGGAGCAGCAGGCTGTGCACAATGCACTGCGACAGAAGTTGGGGCCAGAATTTATCAGCACCAGACTGGCTGGAGGAGGACAGAAG GTGTGCTACATCGAGGGTCACCGTGTGATCAGCCTGGCCAATGAGATGTTTGGATATAATGGATGGTCTCACTCCATCTCTCAGCAGAAT GACGGCGCGTTCCACGAGGATGTGGGCTATGGAGTGAGCGAGGGGCTGAAGTCTAAAGCTTTGTCCCTGGAGAAGGCAAGAAAGGAGGCTGTCACCGATGGCATGAAGAGAGCACTCAA GTGTTTCGGGAATGTGCTTGGTAACTGCATCCTCGACAAAGCGTACCTTCAGGCAATTAACAAGATTCCCAAGCAG CCGCTGCCTGCTCTGGACCCTGCCCAGACCAAGCGGTCAGAAAGTGAGCCCACCGTGGAGAAGGCTCGTTTCTGTAGCCTGGTACGAGAAGCTAAACTGGGGTCGGCCATCACACCGTTGGAGCGGCGAGACGGCAACCTGAGAGAGAGCTACTACGAGACTCACACCCCTGACGTTCAAAGCGAGGGAGAAGGCGCAAG GCAGGCCTTGGTGGACACGGCGTCATCGTCGGACCCCAAGGAGCTGCGcaagcagcggcagcagcagctgcagctgaAGTTTCGCAAAGAGATGGAGGCCAAGAGGCTGGAGCAGAAGGAGGCGGCGGACACGAAGGTTGAGGACGTGGAGCTCCTCTTTGGAGGAG ACGATCCCGAACTCTGGAATTTCACCCTGAATGGAACGGAGGAGTCAGACGGGCCCTGCGGGGCTTTCGGCCCGAGCACGCCCAACAGTCACAAGATGCGGACACGCAGTAAGACCCCGCAAAGGACCACCGTGAAAGAGCACGAGCAGCGGCAGGAGCAGCAGCACTCGCACACTACAGGACACTTGGGGATTAATCAGGACGGACGTCCGCATCAAGCCAGAGCAG AAATCTCCAGTCCATACCGGGCAGGGCAGTCCATGAAGAAACGCCGACTGGATACATGA